GGACTGGGGTGGACTTCTAGGCCTCACTCTGCCAATGGATATGCCGGAAAGATTTACACGATTACTGGTAATGAACACTGCGATTGCAGCGGGGGATGGCGCTTCGGAAGGTTTTTATCAATGGAGAAATTTTTCTGTCAGTGTTCCAGAGATACCGGTAGGCGGCTTAATTGCCACTGATGCCAGATCGGAAATCAATCTATTTGATATAGTGGCTTATGATGCTCCCTTTCCCGATAACAGCTATAAGGCCGGTGTTCGTCGCTTCCCCTCAATTGTTCCCGTTGATCCCGATATGGAGGGTGTAGAATTGGGACTAGAGGCCAGAAATTTCTGGTCCAAGACCTGGGAAGGCGATAGCTTTATGGCAATTGGAATGAGGGATGCCGTACTCGGTGAAAAAGTAATGGAAATGCTTAGGGGGATTATCAAAAATTGTCCTCCGCCTCTCAAGCTTGAAGAGGCTGGTCACTTCGTACAGGAATATGGCAAGGAAATTGCTGAAAAAGCCCTATCTCATTTTCAGCTACAAAAACCTGCCCAATAGATAAGAGTTAAAAAATTAGTGTTTATTGCATCTAAATCAGGCCGAATTAACGGCCTGATTTACTAATCGAATAATTTGATCAACACAACTCAGTTATTGACAGTAAAACTGCTCGACTTGCCTGAGTAGCTGCTAACCTTCCCTGTCCAGCCACTTTTCCAGTTTCCCTTGTGTTTTATGCGATAAGTACCCGCAGGAGTATCCTCACCAATTACCCACTGCCCTTCAGCAAAGGAGCAGGCCAGGCAGTCTACCGCAGTATCCCGTGTCCAGATAAAGCGAGTATCCAAGTCATTGTCAGTAAGATAGGTTTCCCAGTTGCCATTTACCTTACGTTGAATCTCTATAAAGGTATCTCCCGTTCTGAAATCGTTACGGGGATGACCGGAGCGAAAACTCGCGGAGACAGTATCACCAACAGAATAGTTGCTACGTACATCATTCCAAACCTGGCCGAAGGATTCCCATAGGCGCTTATCATCGTAGACGACACCAATGACATGAATTATTTGGTCATTCGATAAATCTGTTGGTGTCGGCCCTGCATCCACCGCCAGATTATTATTCATGGCGTTGGCCATACCTGTATAAATCTGTTGATAAGCCGCCAGGGTGTTGGGCCCATAGATCGTGTGCCCCCCCTCATAGTGTTGCCTGTCAAATTCTTCATGAGTGGTCACATAACCGGTATAAGCATTGGCCAAACCGGCAATAACTACCCTGGTAACACCGTGCCCCTGCATTGAGGCCAATACCTTCTCTTCCAGGCGGCGACCAGCCATAGTGGTCATTTCACTCGGCGCAGCCACTAGGACCAGTGATCCAATGCGAAACATCTGAAATGGCAGATAAGGAGTATACAACTGCTGCCCTACTACTTTACGCTCAACAAAAGTGGGTTTGGGATATTGGCAAGGATCATCCTGTGTATCCTTATAAACGGCAGCCGCAGAGAAAGCATTCATTAACCCAAAGAGCGGGAAACCTCTGACCACTGATTCGAATAGGCTTTCGCTGCGATCCCACTCAGTGCCTTCGTTTTCAACTGACATCCCCTCGAAAATACCATCAATCCCACTGGGACCATCCCAGGAAGAGCCAGCTGTGAATGACCAGCCCACGGCACCTTCGCAAATGTTTTGCTGACCTTCGCCAGTATATTCCCCGGCTACGGTATAACCGGGGAAATATATGTATTGATGGCGATAATCAAGATTGTTCAATAATTTATTGTTCGAGGTGCTGTAAAGAGACTTCGCTTTGTTTGCCTGTTTTTCTGCAGCCAACTCAAGACTCTCATATTCACTGGAGCCACAACCATTCCCTGGGCCACAAATATTGGGAGAAGCATCACCTAGATTGCTATTGGCAAAGGCCGCAACAAGATTTCCTGTCGAATCTGTCTGATTTGAAGCCCATTGCTCAAATAAATAACTGGCAGCTCCCTTGTGATCACTACTCAACTGACGTTGACCGGTACCAAGTGAAACATTGTGTAGCGCAAACCAGTTAATAATGCCCAATGCTTTATTATTCGCATTAACCAGCTTGAGCTGCGTCATAGTTTTGTTGGTATTGTATTGGTAATTGCCCGTATCCGGATTTTGCGCGTAGGGCTCCGGGTTGCGGTTGATACTCGTGTTGAGCAAGGTACCTTGCTCCAGGTAAATGTCGCCCTCTGCCAAACTGCTATTTGCCATAACAATAGATTGGTAGATACCTTCTACGATCGCGTTATAGTTATCTTCCGCATAACCCAGTGCACTCATATTGAGCATCACATAGTGATCATAACCTCCAGGGCCTACGTGGGTGTGGGTGGCCGTGAGCATCACATTTTCATCTGTAAAGCGGTCGTTGCCATACCTACTCTTGAGCTTGGCAACCACACCCTGTTTAACACCTTGAGTAATACTCTGTAAATCGGCGGAAACAAATACCAGACGCTGACTATCCTGAGGATTGGCAATTACAAAAGCACGGGACCACAAGCGGCTATGAATTCCTTTGGTTGTCTGACTGGTTTCTCCATAACCAACCATACCAACATCGGCGGCTGGCCCAGTGATATCGTATTTACCCGTACCTAATAGCCACTCTGCACTAAGAGCCAGGGGGGAGAATCCAAGCAGTATAAAAAATGTGGTATACCATCGAATTATTTTTGTCTTCATTTTTTCTCCATAATTTTTATACGAAAAGTCCTTTCAAAGGCCCTCTATCCTTGATTTCAAGGCGCCAAGAAGCCAGTCCCTTCCGAAAAAATCAGCTTGATATTGTGTGATAAAAACTGGCCGAACCAGTGGATACCTGTGAGTAATTACCAACTACTCACAACGGTTTTCTCTTCCTGATACCGCTGCCTTAGCATTCTAGAAACTGCGAAGAATGATCGGCAGGGTCGATGTCCTTGATCGCACCAGGCGTTTATTATTCTGTAAAGGCACGCGGGTGCCAGCATACTCTAATTATCCCAGTCAGTGTGGTTAACAGAACTCAACGGCCGCCAAAATAAATCTGACATGATAAATTTCAAAGTAATACCAACCCAATAAAAAACAGAAATAACAATTAATTATTTCTGTTTGCGCCAACTGACAGCACTATTTATCTTATAAAGCACAACAATAAAAAGATGACTCGCGCGTTCTAACAAACGCCTGATCAGCCGCTCATCTACCATGGCGATAAAGGACGTAATGAAAAAAAAGACCGATAAAACTCATAGGCTTCCAGTAAACAATCACTGAGGAATGCTGGGAAGGGGATCAAAGTATGGCTAGGTCTTTTCCGGATAAAATGGCCTACAAATGGGAGGAAATAGAGAAAAATATACCTTGGCTATTTAGTCATGAAAATCCCGATATTCCAGAAAGAAACTTTATTGCCCAGAAAGGGCCCTAAGATGAGTTGCAAATAATGAATAATCAGTGGTTAGCAAATGCGTATTAAATTACTCAAAGCGGGTTTCACCTCCCTATTCTTACTCGGCATCACACCTCTCTCCATGGCCGCAACCAACTGTAAGGTCAATATGGTTGTCCAAAGTCAATGGGATAAGGGCTATATGGCCTCTGTAGTGGTCCGCAATACTGGCACAGAGCCTATTAATGGATGGAACCTTAATTGGCAATGGCCCGGAGACCAGGTAATTGACGGCTCCTGGAATGCCAAAATTTCCCAAAATGGCAATACTGCAACAGCGGAAGGTACAGGTGACTTTGCCAATATTCCCGTGGGGGAGGCTCGCTCTTTTGGCTTTAATATCGCCTACTCTGGAGGAACACAAGTCCCCTCCAAAATCAATGCCAGTTGTCAGAATCAGCAAACCCCTCCACCGACAACATCAGAGCCACCGAAAACCAGCCCGCCCTTATCAGCAATAGAGAGCTACAACTATATTTTGGGCACCCAGACTATCAGCCCTAAGTACAGCTTCACAGGCGAAGGCTCTCTTGTCGAATCCGCTAAAGCCATCCGCGCAATGGGGTCCAACCTACTTAAGATCGCCCTGTCTACCGGCTTGTACGATGAACTTAATGGCTTGGGCCTTGACTACCAGTTCAAACGGATGCTGGAAGAAGTACCCGCTTACCGAGAGGTGCTTGATATGGACTTCTCCCACTATATGTTCTGGGTGGAGGACTCCGGATCTTGGATGGACAATAAAGGCATGTCTCAGGAAGAGCTCACCTGGCAGTACGATAAGATTTATGCGATGGCCGAGTATCTGTTAACGAAATACAGCGGCTCAGGTAAAACGTTTATGATCGGTCATTGGGAGGGCGACTGGAACCTCGTGCAAAAAGCCGATGGAACACGGGACGACAACCAAGTGAAGATTGACCCGCTGCGTATTCAGGGATTGATCGACTGGCTCAATATTCGCCAAAAAGCCATTGAAGATGCCAAGGCCAACATTCCCCACTCCAACGTCAACTTGTATCATTATGTAGAGGTGAATCGGGTTGAATCCGCAATGCAGGGTAAAGAGCGCATCACCAACGCAGTGTTACCACACACCAATGTCGACCTCGTTTCCTACTCAGCCTATGATCTGACTACTAAAGAGAAACATTCTGATTTCGCCACCCTACACGCCGAGCTAACTAAAGCACTGGACTTTATTGAGTCAAAACTGCCGAAAAAAACTGGCCTGCCCTTCGAAAAGCGGGTGTTTATCGGTGAATACGGTTACGGTGAATCTTGGTTTAAAGACTGGGGCACCCGCTCTGGTGAAGCGCAAGATATGTTGTCTCGCAATGTAATTAAAACCTCTCTTGAGTGGGGCTCTCCCTTTATTCTCTACTGGCAGATGTACGGGAACGAATACGATAGCTGGATTAAAGAATTTGTCGGTTACTGGTTGATTGATAACAATGGCAATAAAAAGGAGATTTATCAAACCCACAAGAATTTTTACACTGATGCCAAGAGCTATCTAAATAACTATCACACCAAGCAGGGGGCTCTACCCTCAGAGTCTGAATTCCGCGCTTTTGCCCTAAAATGGTTTGAATCCTCTACTGCTACTAAACCTGACAACACCTCTGAGCCCACATCAGGTACGAACACAGGGAACGGCACTAATACTGGAACTGAGCCAACACCCACAACACCCGCAGAGCAACCCCAAGCCTCAGGTCAATGTACGGTGGAATACGCCATTCAAAATGACTGGGGTAATGGATTTATGGCCAATGTTGTCATACGCAATACCGGGGATCAGCCACTGGATGCTTGGCAAATAAAATGGCAATGGCCGGGCAATCAAAAAGTAACCCACTTTTGGAATGCTGAGGTGGTTGACCACTCTGGTTCGGTAACCGCTAGCGGCCAGGATGTTATTCCACCAGGAGAGGCACGTGCCTTTGGATTTAATGGCGAGTATAGCGGAACCAATAGTCAGCCAACTCTTAATGCCACCTGCCAAGCCAGCGGTTCATCCCAGGTTGGCACCGGCAATCCAGCAACTCCCCCCGTAGCCGGAAACCGGCCCGACGATCGCGGAAGCTCCTCTCAGGATGGTGCCGGTAAAATCAAACTTTGGTTTATCGGGGATTCAATCACCTATGGTATGACCACCCTGCCCTACAACTCAATGGGGTTCCGCTCACAAATCTGGCAGCAAATCGTCGAGGCCTCTGATGGGAAATCCAGCTTTCCCCTAAGCAGTAGCGATAATAACGGCAGCCTGACCATTAGCTATAATGGTCAGCCCGTAGAAACTATTGGTACTGTGAGTGGCCCAACCGGATCCGATGGAGTAGAGAAGAAGACTGGAAATTACTGGCATACCGGAATTCCTGGAGCAAGTACGAGCGATATGCAGTGCTTTCTTAATCCTACAGGCCATCAAATCCCAGCAGGTTATAGCTCTGCCAGCTGCGCAGATGCTATTGCCTACTTTAATTCTGTCGTTACTGAAATGTGTCGTGAAAGTGGTAACAGCGCAGGGTGGTTAGACAACCAAACCTGCCCATTAAACCTAAATCTGGCGGCATCAGATGCTATTATTGTGCCTATCCAGCTGGGCACAAACGATATCACCCATCTCAACCGGAATGGTGCTACCCAATGTAGTGCGGCTCCGAAGGCTGGGAGTCTAACGGCCAAGCGCCTAGACGAAGTAGTGGAAAGCATTATCTCTAGCAATAATACTCGAGATAAAACAACGTTGGTGGGCAAAATATACAGCCACCTAAGTGCAATGGGTATACCGGATAATAAAATTGCCTTTGTAATTTCCACCATTCCCCGTAGAACGAACTTGGATGGTCAGGACCCTTCCAACCATTGTACAGACTATTACAACACGAAAATCAAAAGTACTATTGCTAGTATCACTCCTCCGGTAAAGATTCTTCTTGTTGATCAGGGCAATATTGTACCGACAGGTGATTCTGTACACCCAACAACAGCCGGACATAAAGTTATGGCCTGCAACTTGCT
The DNA window shown above is from Microbulbifer variabilis and carries:
- a CDS encoding haloalkane dehalogenase, whose product is MPIERLRTPEERFSLLPGFPYQPKYIDTLDGYDSMRMAYIDEGTSDAETTFLCLHGEPTWSYLYRKMIPVFIEAGHRVIAPDLFGFGRSDKPTDDNTYTFNFHRNSLIQLIEHLDLKNITLVCQDWGGLLGLTLPMDMPERFTRLLVMNTAIAAGDGASEGFYQWRNFSVSVPEIPVGGLIATDARSEINLFDIVAYDAPFPDNSYKAGVRRFPSIVPVDPDMEGVELGLEARNFWSKTWEGDSFMAIGMRDAVLGEKVMEMLRGIIKNCPPPLKLEEAGHFVQEYGKEIAEKALSHFQLQKPAQ
- a CDS encoding neutral/alkaline non-lysosomal ceramidase N-terminal domain-containing protein gives rise to the protein MKTKIIRWYTTFFILLGFSPLALSAEWLLGTGKYDITGPAADVGMVGYGETSQTTKGIHSRLWSRAFVIANPQDSQRLVFVSADLQSITQGVKQGVVAKLKSRYGNDRFTDENVMLTATHTHVGPGGYDHYVMLNMSALGYAEDNYNAIVEGIYQSIVMANSSLAEGDIYLEQGTLLNTSINRNPEPYAQNPDTGNYQYNTNKTMTQLKLVNANNKALGIINWFALHNVSLGTGQRQLSSDHKGAASYLFEQWASNQTDSTGNLVAAFANSNLGDASPNICGPGNGCGSSEYESLELAAEKQANKAKSLYSTSNNKLLNNLDYRHQYIYFPGYTVAGEYTGEGQQNICEGAVGWSFTAGSSWDGPSGIDGIFEGMSVENEGTEWDRSESLFESVVRGFPLFGLMNAFSAAAVYKDTQDDPCQYPKPTFVERKVVGQQLYTPYLPFQMFRIGSLVLVAAPSEMTTMAGRRLEEKVLASMQGHGVTRVVIAGLANAYTGYVTTHEEFDRQHYEGGHTIYGPNTLAAYQQIYTGMANAMNNNLAVDAGPTPTDLSNDQIIHVIGVVYDDKRLWESFGQVWNDVRSNYSVGDTVSASFRSGHPRNDFRTGDTFIEIQRKVNGNWETYLTDNDLDTRFIWTRDTAVDCLACSFAEGQWVIGEDTPAGTYRIKHKGNWKSGWTGKVSSYSGKSSSFTVNN
- a CDS encoding cellulose binding domain-containing protein; translation: MRIKLLKAGFTSLFLLGITPLSMAATNCKVNMVVQSQWDKGYMASVVVRNTGTEPINGWNLNWQWPGDQVIDGSWNAKISQNGNTATAEGTGDFANIPVGEARSFGFNIAYSGGTQVPSKINASCQNQQTPPPTTSEPPKTSPPLSAIESYNYILGTQTISPKYSFTGEGSLVESAKAIRAMGSNLLKIALSTGLYDELNGLGLDYQFKRMLEEVPAYREVLDMDFSHYMFWVEDSGSWMDNKGMSQEELTWQYDKIYAMAEYLLTKYSGSGKTFMIGHWEGDWNLVQKADGTRDDNQVKIDPLRIQGLIDWLNIRQKAIEDAKANIPHSNVNLYHYVEVNRVESAMQGKERITNAVLPHTNVDLVSYSAYDLTTKEKHSDFATLHAELTKALDFIESKLPKKTGLPFEKRVFIGEYGYGESWFKDWGTRSGEAQDMLSRNVIKTSLEWGSPFILYWQMYGNEYDSWIKEFVGYWLIDNNGNKKEIYQTHKNFYTDAKSYLNNYHTKQGALPSESEFRAFALKWFESSTATKPDNTSEPTSGTNTGNGTNTGTEPTPTTPAEQPQASGQCTVEYAIQNDWGNGFMANVVIRNTGDQPLDAWQIKWQWPGNQKVTHFWNAEVVDHSGSVTASGQDVIPPGEARAFGFNGEYSGTNSQPTLNATCQASGSSQVGTGNPATPPVAGNRPDDRGSSSQDGAGKIKLWFIGDSITYGMTTLPYNSMGFRSQIWQQIVEASDGKSSFPLSSSDNNGSLTISYNGQPVETIGTVSGPTGSDGVEKKTGNYWHTGIPGASTSDMQCFLNPTGHQIPAGYSSASCADAIAYFNSVVTEMCRESGNSAGWLDNQTCPLNLNLAASDAIIVPIQLGTNDITHLNRNGATQCSAAPKAGSLTAKRLDEVVESIISSNNTRDKTTLVGKIYSHLSAMGIPDNKIAFVISTIPRRTNLDGQDPSNHCTDYYNTKIKSTIASITPPVKILLVDQGNIVPTGDSVHPTTAGHKVMACNLLYGYNYGHSGNFNCPTPNSTPKTGLLHAFAAVSVK